The following is a genomic window from Bacteroidia bacterium.
TGAAATCGCTGAAGTTTGCCGACACGAACAACGAATTCTTATAACACTCGACCTCGATTTTGCGGATATCCGCAATTACCCTCCCTTACGATACCCCGGTACGATAGTACTTCGGCTTTCGCGTCAGGATCGTGAAAGTGTCATTGCTATTATTCCACGTATTCTCGAACTTCTGCAAACTGAGCCAATCGTTGGACGCCTCTGGATAATGGACGAACGGAGAACTCGCATCAGAGGAGAATCGTAATGTGTGAGAGATCGAACGTGCAAGAGTCGTGTCTATATTGTGCCCAAATGAATCGTGGACACATATCAAGATATCCCGAAACCCGGCCCAATGTTATCAGAATTCCTGCTCTGCTTCAATCACAAAGCAATCCATAAGCTCCAGCTTCCGCCGGCAGCCGCACAATTCGGTGTTGAAGCAAGCTCTGTATCCGGACTATTGAGCCTTGAATCGAAAATGGGTGCGGATGAAGTGCACAACCGCTTCTGTTGCTGCTCGCGCGCTTAGCTGCGGTTTCCTCCACAACGCATCTCGGCATGCTACGCGAAAGATTTTAGACAACGCCGCCAAGTCGGCCCCTGAGAGAGGTTTCGGCGGTGCCTGAGCGTAGTCGAAGGGCAACCACCGTCGAAGGGCGGCCCCTGAACAGAGTCGTAATCATGCCAAAACAAGGGTATGCTGCGACGGATTGGCTCGCTGTCCGTGTCTCAACATCCAACGCGAGCCGCCACCATTACAGCCTCACCCCCAACAGCAGCACGAGTATGAAGTGCCGCCTGTAGCCGGTTGAGTACGAATCTCCGGCGTTGTTCCCGGGATGCTTCCAGTACGCGTGCACACCCTTCTGCAACTCCGTCCGATGCTGCAACTCGATGAACATGCGCCGGTACGTATAGCGCAGTCCGATTTGCGCGAAGAGCCGCTTGGCGAAGTCGTCGCGTTCCAGTACGTAATACCAGAGCGCGCTGCTGACCTTGTGAGCGATCATGCGTTCTTCGCGCACATCCGCACCGATGCCGACGAGTACCGAGGGGAGATCCTCCCAACGCAGCGAGACGCCGATATCCACGAGCGCCGCTTCGGAGGTATACAGAAACGAAGGCCTGAGCCCCAGCGCGAGAGAGCCGCCGATGTCCGCGAGTGGCAGTTCCGCCCCAAGCATGGCCGCGAAGGAAACGTCATTATTCAGCGCGTCGTATTGCCGTATGAATTGCACCGCATATCCCGCCGCCGCGAAGCCGGATATCGTACGATCTGCATCTTCTGTTGAAGCCGCGGGCAAGGCCGGTCCGCTGCCCGTTATCGTACCCGACAGACCTGTCGGCGGAGTGGCATCGGACGTCTGGGCGGCAGTGGCACTTGCGAACAGGCACAGCGCCGCCAGGATGAAAAACATGTCTTTCATGATCAGCCCCGAAAATGAATGTGATAATGGCGATGTGTGACAGCCGCAACGCGCGGCACGGAAAAGAGACACGGGAGGAGGGGAATTGTTACGGTGGTTGAACGGATACCGTTTGCTGCACGGTCATTCCGCGCGGAGCGAAACAGCACACGGTCATTCCGCGCGGAGCGAAGCGGAGTCGCGGAATCCATCTTAAAACTCCGCATGGACCCTGCGACTCGCTTCGCTTCGCGCAGGGTGACAGACGCCGGTCATTCCGCGCGGAGGGGCCTGGTACGGTCATTTCGCGCGGAGCGAAACAGCACACGGTCATTCTGCGCGGAGCGAAACAGCATACGGTCATTCTGCGCGAGCGCAGCGAGTCGCAGAATCCACAACAAAGTCTAACACAACCGGAGTGACGACTCATGGCTAAGGCTGCTTATGTGTACATCCTCGCGAGCAAGAAAAACGGCACCTTGTACACTGGCGTCACCAGCAACCTCGAGCGTCGGCTATACGAGCATAAGCATCATCTTCTGGAGGGGTTTACCAGCAAATACGATGTTACTCGTCTTGTCTGGTTTACTCAAGGTGATGATATTGCTTCAGCCATTGCCCTCGAGAAAAAAATCAAAAACCGCAACCGGCAATGGAAAATTGACTTGATCGAGAAGAATAATCCGAATTGGGATGATCTTGCTGCAGAATGGTTTGAGCCATGATTAAGAGTGCAAAGCACCATGGACCCTGCGACTCGCTTCGCTTCGCGCAGGGTGACAGACGCCGGTCATTCCGCGCGGAGCGAAGCGGAGTCGCGGAATCCATCTTAATACTCCGCATGGACCCTGCGACTCGCTTCGCTTCGCGCAGGGTGACAGACGCCGGTCATTCCGCGCGGAGCGAAGCGGAGTCGCGGAATCCATCTTAAAACTCCGCATGGACCCTGCGACTCGCTTCGCTTCGCGCAGGGTGACGGACTAAGGTCATTCCGCGCGGAGCGAAACAGCACACGGTCATTCCGCGCGGAGCGAAGCGGAGTCGCGGAATCCATCTTAATACTCCGCATGGACCCTGCGACTCGCTTCGCTTCGCGCAGGGTGACGGACTAAGGTCATTCCGCGCGGAGCGAAACAGCACACGGTCATTCCGCGCGGAGCGAAGCGGAGTCGCGGAATCCATCTTAAAACTCCGCATGGACCCTGCGACTCGCTTCGCTTCGCGCAGGGTGACAGACTAAGGTCATTCCGCGCGGAGCGCAGCGGAGTCGCGGAATCCATCTTAATACTCCGCATGGACCCTGCGACTCGCTTCGCTTCGCGCAGGGTGACAGCGACTTCGCGCAGGGTGACAGACGCCGGTCATTCCGCGCGAGCGCAGCGGAGTCGCGGAATCCATTTCCGTACCTTCTGCCCTCGACAGGTCACCGCGCCCCCCCTTTCTATTTCAACGAATTTTTCCTTTTTTATAAGGCTATGAAACGTGTGTCCTTCCATACGTTGGGCTGCAAGCTCAATTTCGCCGAAACGGCCACCTTCCAGCGACAGTTCGCGCAGAGGGGCTTTGCCACCGTGGATTTCCGTGAAGAGAGCGATGTGGTGCTCATCAACACCTGTTCGGTGACGGCGAATGCGGACAGCGACGCGCGCAAGGCCGTGCGGCAGGCGCTGCGGCGCTCGCCCGGCGCCTACGTCATCGTCGTGGGTTGTTACGCGCAGCTTCGTCCCGAAGAACTGGCCTCCATCGACGGCGTGGATCTGGTGCTGGGTGCGGAGGAAAAATTCCACATCATGGAGCATGCGGATCCGTTGTGGAGCAAGGATCAGGTACGGGTCGCGGTGGGGGACATCGCCGAAGCCAACGATTTCGGGGTTGCCTACTCCGCTGAGAGCAGCGAGCGCACGCGCGCCTTTCTCAAGGTGCAGGACGGCTGCGACTACAGTTGCTCCTATTGCACCATTCCCATGGCGCGCGGAGGCAGTCGCAGCCAGAGCATAGAGCGCACGCTGGAACATGCACGCGATATCCTTGCGCAGGGCTTCCGGGAAATCGTGCTCAGCGGCGTGAACGTGGGCGATTACGGTGCGGGCACCGATACGACGCTGTACGAACTGCTGCAAAGGCTTCTGGAACTGCCGGGGGATTTCCGCGTGCGTATCAGTTCCATCGAACCGAATCTGTTGAGCGATGACATCATCGCGCTCGCCGCCGCCAACGCGAAACTCGTTCCGCATTTCCACATCCCATTACAGAGCGGCAGCGATGCCGTGCTGCGTCTCATGCGCCGGCGCTACAACACGCGGTTGTACCGCGAGCGTATTGACGCCGTGCTCGCGGCGCTGCCCCATGCCGGCATCGGCATCGACGTTATCGTAGGCATGCCGGGAGAGACAGAGGAGCTGTTCCGCGAGGGCTATGAATTCCTGGTCGATCTGCCGTTTTCCTACCTGCACGTCTTCAGCTACAGCGAGCGTCCGGGAACCGAAGCCGCAGGAATAGCGGAGAAAGTTGCTCCCACCGAGCGGGCGCGTCGCAGCCAGATGTTGCGCACGTTGAGTCAGCGGAAACGCCGCGCCTTCCATGAACAGCAGCTTGGCCGCACACTTCAGGTGCTTTTCGAATCGGGCGAGCAGGGTCGCAGTTCCGGCTTCTCGGAAAATTACGTCCGCGTTTCCGTACCCTGGCAGCCGGGCCTGGAGAACCGCATCCTTCCCGTCCGCTGCGATGCGCTCGAAAAGGATTGCGTCGTCGGCACACTTCTGGAAACCCCTGCAGATTGGAGCGGATACATTCCGCTGCAGGTGAAACAAATTCCCGATTCCCGATTCCCGATTCCCGATTGATACAAATCGTAAATCGTAATTCGTACATCATACCTCACTTTGCATTCTCCCGTAAGTTCTTTATTTTACCAAGCTAGTACGATTGTAAACGATGCGTACCCGTAATAACTATGTTCGAAGCCCTCTCTGACAAACTGGAAGAAGCCCTCCGCCGCGTGAAGGGCCAGCACCGCATTTCCGAAGACAACGTCTCGGATACCCTGCGTGAAGTGCGCCGCGCGTTGCTGGAAGCGGACGTGAATCTCCAGGTCACCAAGGACTTCATTGACTCGGTGAAGGAAAAAGCCGTCGGCGCGGATGTGCTCAAGAGTCTGACGCCGGGGCAGCAAATCGTAAAAATACTGCACGACGAACTCGTGGCTCTCATGGGCACGGAGAAGTCGGACATCACCTTCGCCAAGACGGGGACCACCGTAATCATGGTCGCGGGCTTGCAGGGTTCCGGTAAAACGACGTTCAGTGCCAAACTCGCGCGCATGCTCAAGAGCCAGGGCCGCTCGCCCTTGCTGGTCGCCGCGGACGTATACCGTCCCGCCGCCATCGGGCAGCTCAAGCAACTGGCGCAGCAGATTTCCGTGCCTGTGTATTCGGGCGATGAAAGCAAACCGGTGGCCATCGCCGTCGAGGCCCTGGAGTACGCGAAGAAAAACCTCTGCAATGTCGTCATCATCGATACGGCGGGACGCCTCAGCATCGACGAAGAGATGATGCAGGAGGTCGCCGACATCAAATCCCGCGTCAATCCGACGGAGATCCTCTTTGTCGTGGACAGTATGACGGGTCAGGATGCGGTGAACACGGCACGTGCCTTTCACGACCGTCTCGACTTCGACGGCGTGGTGCTCACCAAGCTTGACGGCGACACGCGCGGGGGTGCCGCGCTGTCCATTCGTCGCGTGGTCGAGAAGCCGATCAAGTTCGCCAGCGTCGGTGAGAAGCTGGACGCGCTCGAGCCCTTCCATCCGGACCGCATGGCCTCGCGCATCCTCGGCATGGGCGATATCGTCACCCTGGCTGAAAAAGCGCAGGAGCAGTTCGATGAAGCCGAGGCGCAGAAGCTCGAAGAGAAGATGCGGAAGAACCAGTTCACGCTGGAAGACTTCTATTCGCAGATTCAGGCATTGAAAAAAATGGGGCCGCTGTCAAGCGTGATCGAAATGATCCCCGGGGTCGGCAAAGCCCTGCGCGGCGTGGACATAGACGACCGTTCCTTCGTCAAAATCGAAGCGATGATACTTTCGATGACACTCGAGGAGCGACAGAAACCGCATATCATCAACGGCAGCCGCCGCAAGCGTATCGCGGGCGGAAGCGGAACGACGGTGCAGGACGTCAATCGCCTGCTCAAGCAGTTCACCGAAATGCAGAAGATGATGAAGCGCCTCACCAAGGGCGGAATGCGGCAGTTTGCGCAAAGCATGATGAATCAGAAATTTTCATAACCGTTCTATCGTTTTATTGGAGGTCAAATTCCGTGGTAAAAATTCGTCTGCAGAGAAGAGGCAGGAAAAAAGCGCCGGTGTACAAGATCGTCGCAGCCGACGCGCGCTCGCCGCGTGATGGTCGTTTCATTGAAGCGTTGGGCCAGTACGCTCCGCTTGCCAAGCCGGTGCGCATCGAGCTCAACAACGAGCGCGCGCTGTATTGGCTCAAAGTCGGCGCGCAGCCGACAGGGACCGCCAAAAGCCTCCTGAGCGAAGCAGGCCTCATGCTCCATCTGCATCTTATCCGCAAAGGCAAGTCAGAGGAAGAGATTCAGGTCGAACTCGACAAATGGAGCAAGGAAAAGCAGGCCCGTACGGTGAGCAGCACGTCCAAGAAGGAACGCCGCGCCATCAAGAAGGCCCAGGAAGAGGCGAAGGCCAAGGCGGAAGCCGAAGCCAAAGCCAAGGCGGAAGCTGAAGCCAAAGCCAAAGCGGAAGCCGAAGCGAAAGCCAAGGCCGACGCGGAAGCCGCTGCAGCCGCTGCAGCCGCTGCGGAAGCCGCTCCGGCTGAGTCGCCCGAAGAACCTGCGGCGTAAGTCCGTACGGGCGAGCGTGCGACGTCATGTCCGGCCTCTGTCTGATCGGCGTCATTACCGGCGTGCACGGCATCCGCGGCACTGTCACGGTGCTGTCGTATTCCGATATACCCGGGCGCTTCGAGCGATTGAAGCTCGTGAGAGTCGGTGCGACTCCTGAAAGCACGCGCTCGCTTGAGGTACACTCGGTGGACGAACACAAGAACCGTATCCTCCTCACCTTCGAGGAAATTCCGGACAGGACGCAGGCCGAGAAGCTGAAAGGGCTCAACCTTTACGTCACGGAAGAAGAAATGGCCGAGGCACCCGAAGGCCGCTATTTCATCCACGATTTGATCGGTTGCGAGGTCGTCACGGTGCAAGGAGAACGGAAGGGCAGTGTGCGCGATGTGATGCTGCTGCCCGCGAATGACGTGTATGTCGTGGACTGTGACGGTCGTGAAGTTCTGATTCCCGCTGTGCCGTCCATCGTAACCTCGGTGAACATCGCGGCGCGCGTCATCACGGTGGAGCCCATGCCCGGTCTGTTTGAGGAGAACGATGAGGATTGATATCATCACTGCCTTTCCTCCGCTGTTCCGGGGGCCGTTCAGTGAGAGCATCCTCAAGCGCGCTCAGGCGGGTGGATACGCCGAATTGGTGCTGCACGATTTGCGCGATTACGCGCACGACAAGCACAGGACGATAGACGATTCGCCATACGGCGGTGGCGCCGGCATGATTCTGAAGCCGGAACCGATTTTTGAATGCGTCGAAAGACTGACCTCCGAACGACGCTACGACGAAGTGATACTGACCACGCCGGCGGGCGAGGTCCTGACGCAGGAGCGCTGCAAGCGCCTGTCGATGCTCGGGAACATCATCATTCTGTGCGGCCACTATAAAGGAGTGGATCAGCGGGTGATTGACGCTCTCGTAACGCGCGAACTGTCCATCGGCGATTACGTCCTCACCGGTGGAGAACTGGCGGCAGCCGTCATCGTGGACGCCGTCGTGCGCCTCATCCCCGGCGTGATAGGGGACGGCGAATCCCTGCTCACGGATTCGTTCATGGACGGTGGACTCGACAGTCCGTATTACACGCGGCCACCGGAGTATCGCGGCATGGTGGTTCCCGACGTGCTCCTGAACGGAGACCACAAGCTGGTGGACGAGTGGCGCCACCGCGCGGCGCAGGATTTGACCAGGAAACGCAGGCCGGAGCTGCTTCCCCCGGAAGAGCCAGAGCCGCCCAAACGACGTAAGAAAGAACACTAGATTTCATATATTGAATTTCCTATCCCAAGGAGTACACTGATGAACACCATTGATTTGCTCGAACGTTCGATGATGCGTGACGACATCCCGAATTTCAAACCCGGCGATATCGTCAACGTGCACGTGCGGGTGAAAGAAGGAAACAAGGAGCGCATTCAGGAATACCAGGGCATCGTGATCGCCCGTAGCGGTGCCGGCGCGCGTGAGACCTTCACCGTACGGAAAATCTCCAACGGCGTCGGCGTCGAGCGTATTTTCCCCGTGCATTCGCCCTCGCTTGCGAAAATCGAGAAAGTCCGCGACGGCCGCGTGCGCCGCGCGAAGCTTTTCTATCTGCGCACACTCGCCGCAAAGCAGGTCCGCGCGAAGACCACCTGATCAGGACTTCGCGGCATGCGGAGTGCTGCGAGGGACACAGATTTTCCGGACCTTTACGCCATCGCATAACGTGTTGCAGTCCGGTTTGAAA
Proteins encoded in this region:
- a CDS encoding DUF5615 family PIN-like protein, which codes for MKFKLDENLPVEASILLRDIGHDAHSVQDEHLGGSPDSEIAEVCRHEQRILITLDLDFADIRNYPPLRYPGTIVLRLSRQDRESVIAIIPRILELLQTEPIVGRLWIMDERRTRIRGES
- a CDS encoding GIY-YIG nuclease family protein, giving the protein MAKAAYVYILASKKNGTLYTGVTSNLERRLYEHKHHLLEGFTSKYDVTRLVWFTQGDDIASAIALEKKIKNRNRQWKIDLIEKNNPNWDDLAAEWFEP
- the mtaB gene encoding tRNA (N(6)-L-threonylcarbamoyladenosine(37)-C(2))-methylthiotransferase MtaB, whose protein sequence is MKRVSFHTLGCKLNFAETATFQRQFAQRGFATVDFREESDVVLINTCSVTANADSDARKAVRQALRRSPGAYVIVVGCYAQLRPEELASIDGVDLVLGAEEKFHIMEHADPLWSKDQVRVAVGDIAEANDFGVAYSAESSERTRAFLKVQDGCDYSCSYCTIPMARGGSRSQSIERTLEHARDILAQGFREIVLSGVNVGDYGAGTDTTLYELLQRLLELPGDFRVRISSIEPNLLSDDIIALAAANAKLVPHFHIPLQSGSDAVLRLMRRRYNTRLYRERIDAVLAALPHAGIGIDVIVGMPGETEELFREGYEFLVDLPFSYLHVFSYSERPGTEAAGIAEKVAPTERARRSQMLRTLSQRKRRAFHEQQLGRTLQVLFESGEQGRSSGFSENYVRVSVPWQPGLENRILPVRCDALEKDCVVGTLLETPADWSGYIPLQVKQIPDSRFPIPD
- the ffh gene encoding signal recognition particle protein gives rise to the protein MFEALSDKLEEALRRVKGQHRISEDNVSDTLREVRRALLEADVNLQVTKDFIDSVKEKAVGADVLKSLTPGQQIVKILHDELVALMGTEKSDITFAKTGTTVIMVAGLQGSGKTTFSAKLARMLKSQGRSPLLVAADVYRPAAIGQLKQLAQQISVPVYSGDESKPVAIAVEALEYAKKNLCNVVIIDTAGRLSIDEEMMQEVADIKSRVNPTEILFVVDSMTGQDAVNTARAFHDRLDFDGVVLTKLDGDTRGGAALSIRRVVEKPIKFASVGEKLDALEPFHPDRMASRILGMGDIVTLAEKAQEQFDEAEAQKLEEKMRKNQFTLEDFYSQIQALKKMGPLSSVIEMIPGVGKALRGVDIDDRSFVKIEAMILSMTLEERQKPHIINGSRRKRIAGGSGTTVQDVNRLLKQFTEMQKMMKRLTKGGMRQFAQSMMNQKFS
- the rpsP gene encoding 30S ribosomal protein S16; protein product: MVKIRLQRRGRKKAPVYKIVAADARSPRDGRFIEALGQYAPLAKPVRIELNNERALYWLKVGAQPTGTAKSLLSEAGLMLHLHLIRKGKSEEEIQVELDKWSKEKQARTVSSTSKKERRAIKKAQEEAKAKAEAEAKAKAEAEAKAKAEAEAKAKADAEAAAAAAAAAEAAPAESPEEPAA
- the rimM gene encoding ribosome maturation factor RimM (Essential for efficient processing of 16S rRNA), yielding MSGLCLIGVITGVHGIRGTVTVLSYSDIPGRFERLKLVRVGATPESTRSLEVHSVDEHKNRILLTFEEIPDRTQAEKLKGLNLYVTEEEMAEAPEGRYFIHDLIGCEVVTVQGERKGSVRDVMLLPANDVYVVDCDGREVLIPAVPSIVTSVNIAARVITVEPMPGLFEENDED
- the trmD gene encoding tRNA (guanosine(37)-N1)-methyltransferase TrmD, which codes for MRIDIITAFPPLFRGPFSESILKRAQAGGYAELVLHDLRDYAHDKHRTIDDSPYGGGAGMILKPEPIFECVERLTSERRYDEVILTTPAGEVLTQERCKRLSMLGNIIILCGHYKGVDQRVIDALVTRELSIGDYVLTGGELAAAVIVDAVVRLIPGVIGDGESLLTDSFMDGGLDSPYYTRPPEYRGMVVPDVLLNGDHKLVDEWRHRAAQDLTRKRRPELLPPEEPEPPKRRKKEH
- the rplS gene encoding 50S ribosomal protein L19; the encoded protein is MNTIDLLERSMMRDDIPNFKPGDIVNVHVRVKEGNKERIQEYQGIVIARSGAGARETFTVRKISNGVGVERIFPVHSPSLAKIEKVRDGRVRRAKLFYLRTLAAKQVRAKTT